The proteins below come from a single Candida albicans SC5314 chromosome 7, complete sequence genomic window:
- a CDS encoding uncharacterized protein (Ortholog of C. dubliniensis CD36 : Cd36_70850, Candida tenuis NRRL Y-1498 : cten_CGOB_00183, Debaryomyces hansenii CBS767 : DEHA2F22462g and Pichia stipitis Pignal : PICST_60416): MSLTVRQPTEESYWNFKVNSQNNAISTMSIISQTDSLVVTNVNDDKLYSMDINDQFRVDRTIVTGVEIPDVSVVDTFEFNCIVAAKDVVSLIDLEIGEKNYEFYNTPKREERDMVRNAIIDCKFINNQLMATCGRNSRLNLFDIRLNNNNGPVSDIAFVNYVVGGDQNCIGYNGDYISVGNSLGQIYSLDLRNSRIIEDKVSNSSIISMQQSKDSCIFIDQIGDLKMYNITNGNYLLSQNVSGGEQLTKRGNIEYIKDHNKIITRSNTNDRQVQILSIGVNNDTNKSGNDLPYYCEQTTKTIEVDKSINEKSAINYTKYNSYSNRLIASDDKGTIHVWNNAF; encoded by the coding sequence atgtCATTAACAGTACGACAACCTACTGAAGAAAGTTATTGGAATTTTAAAGTGAACTCGCAAAACAATGCTATATCAACAATGTCCATAATATCACAAACGGATTCATTAGTTGTCACCAATGTCAACGATGACAAACTTTATAGTATGGATATTAATGATCAATTTAGAGTTGATAGAACCATTGTCACTGGTGTTGAAATACCTGATGTCAGCGTAGTAGATAcatttgaattcaattgtatTGTAGCTGCCAAAGATGTTGTATCATTAATCGATTTAgaaattggtgaaaaaaattatgaatTTTATAATACCCCGAAAAGAGAAGAACGTGATATGGTTAGAAATGCCATTATTGATtgtaaatttattaataatcaattaatggCTACTTGTGGGAGAAATTCTcgattgaatttatttgatataagacttaataataacaatggACCTGTTAGTGATATTGCCTTTGTTAATTATGTAGTTGGTGGTGACCAGAATTGTATTGGATATAATGGAGATTATATTAGTGTTGGTAATTCATTAGGACAAATATATTCATTAGATTTAAGAAATCTGCGAATTATTGAAGATaaagtttcaaattcttcaattatatCTATGCAACAATCAAAAGATTCATGTATTTTCATTGATCAAATTggtgatttgaaaatgtatAATATCACCAATGGTAATTATTTACTACTGCAAAATGTTTCTGGTGGGGAACAATTGACTAAAAGAGGtaatattgaatatattaAGGATCATAATAAGATTATTACTCGTTCAAATACTAATGACAGACAAGTACAAATATTGTCTATTGGAGTTAATAATGATACTAATAAAAGTGGTAATGATTTACCTTATTATTGTGAACAAACTACCAAAACAATCGaagttgataaatcaattaatgaaaaatctGCTATTAATTatacaaaatataatagTTATTCCAATAGATTGATAGCTAGTGATGACAAAGGTACAATTCATGTTTGGAATAATGCATTTTAA
- the GPH1 gene encoding glycogen phosphorylase (Putative glycogen phosphorylase; role in glycogen metabolism; regulated by Ssk1, Mig1, Tup1, Hap43; fluconazole-induced; localizes to cell surface of hyphae, not yeast; stationary phase enriched protein; Spider biofilm induced) codes for MPMDYLTPSTLPHPKLKRTNTGFTPNQIIALDAAIPESAKHIWYKYSQLKILDSHKRNGPEDEDNVKSVVDDPDRFEEEFVKHVETSLGRSMYNCDNLAAYQAASNTIRDALVIDWANTQQRQTIQDGKRVYYLSLEFLMGRAMDNALINLNSEQNTQKSLSDLGFNLEDVLDQEPDAALGNGGLGRLAACFVDSLSSKNYSGWGYGLNYQYGIFKQKIIDGYQIETPDYWLNYSNPWVIDRNEIQIPVDFYGYVYEEHDPNTGKVKKNWNGGERVLAVAADFPIPGFNTTNTNNLRLWNAKPTTEFDFSKFNAGDYQQSVAAQQRAESITSVLYPNDNFEKGKELRLKQQYFWVAASLHDIVRRFKKNHKSNWQKFPDQVAIQLNDTHPTLAVVELQRILVDLEGLDWDEAWSIVTKVFAYTNHTVMAEALEKWPVDLVGRLLPRHLEIIYDINYFFLKNVEHRYPNDRDLLRRVSIIEESPKSVRMAYLAIVGSHKVNGVAELHSELIKTTIFKDFVKVFGPDKFTNVTNGITPRRWLRQANPKLAALIAEKLEDPNYDYLTNLGKLKKLEAFVDDYEFLKRWDAIKFDNKRRLATLIKETTDVDVDPTVLFDVQVKRIHEYKRQQLNIFAVIYRYLHIKELLSKGVSIEEIKTKHHIPKASIFGGKAAPGYYMAKTIIHLINKVGDVINNDPEIGNLLKVVFIPDYNVSKAEIICPGSDLSNHISTAGTEASGTSNMKFALNGGLIIGTVDGANVEITREIGEENIFLFGNLAESVEEIRHRHVYEGVKVPESLQKVFHAIESGDFGSPEEFKPLIESIRDHGDYYLVTDDFDLFLEAHKKLEKVYGHHGGDEHDKSHMNEWVKKSVLSVANMGFFSSDRCIDEYAENIWNVEPSNV; via the coding sequence ATGCCAATGGATTATCTTACCCCATCAACTTTACCACATCCAAAATTGAAGAGAACCAACACTGGGTTCAcaccaaatcaaattattgcCTTGGATGCAGCAATCCCGGAATCAGCTAAACATATTTGGTACAAGTATtctcaattgaaaatattggaTTCTCATAAAAGAAATGGTCCAGAAGACGAAGATAATGTTAAATCAGTCGTTGATGATCCAGACCgttttgaagaagaatttgttAAACATGTTGAAACATCTTTAGGTAGATCCATGTACAATTGTGACAATTTGGCTGCTTATCAAGCTGCATCAAACACTATCAGAGATGCTTTAGTCATTGATTGGGCTAATACCCAACAAAGACAAACCATTCAAGATGGTAAACGTGTTTATTATCTTTCATTGGAATTCCTTATGGGTAGAGCTATGGACAATGCcttgatcaatttgaacTCTGAGCAAAACACCCAGAAATCATTATCTGATTTAGGATTTAATTTGGAAGATGTTTTAGATCAAGAACCTGATGCAGCCTTGGGTAACGGTGGGTTAGGTAGATTGGCAGcttgttttgttgattcaTTGTCTTCTAAAAACTATAGTGGTTGGGGTTACGGGTTGAATTACCAATATGGtattttcaaacaaaaaatcattgatgGTTACCAAATTGAAACACCAGACTATTGGTTGAATTATTCCAATCCTTGGGTTATTGAtagaaatgaaattcaaatccCAGTTGACTTTTACGGTTACGTTTACGAAGAACACGATCCAAACACCGGGAAGgttaaaaagaattggaatGGAGGTGAACGTGTTTTAGCAGTCGCTGCCGATTTCCCAATTCCTGGGTTTAACACtaccaacaccaataaCTTGCGTTTATGGAATGCTAAACCAACTactgaatttgatttcagcAAGTTCAATGCCGGTGATTACCAACAATCAGTTGCTGCTCAACAAAGAGCTGAATCAATCACTTCAGTGTTGTATCCAAATgacaattttgaaaaaggtAAGGAATTGAGattgaaacaacaatatttctGGGTTGCTGCTTCCTTGCATGATATTGTTAGAAGATTTAAAAAGAACCATAAATCCAATTGGCAGAAATTCCCTGATCAAGTTGCcattcaattgaatgataCTCATCCAACTTTGGCCGTGGTTGAATTGCAAAGAATCCTCGTTGATTTGGAAGGTTTAGATTGGGATGAAGCTTGGTCCATTGTCACCAAAGTTTTTGCTTATACCAACCACACTGTCATGGCTGAAGCCTTGGAAAAATGGCCAGTTGATTTAGTTGGTAGATTATTACCAAGACATTTGGAAATCATTTATgatatcaattatttctttttgaagAATGTGGAACACAGGTATCCAAATGATCGTGATTTATTAAGAAGAGTTTCTATCATTGAAGAGAGTCCAAAATCGGTCAGAATGGCTTATTTGGCTATTGTTGGTTCTCACAAAGTTAATGGTGTTGCTGAATTGCATTCTGAGTTgatcaaaacaacaattttcaaagatTTTGTTAAAGTTTTCGGTCCAGATAAGTTCACTAATGTCACCAATGGTATTACACCAAGACGTTGGTTGAGACAAGCTAATCCTAAATTGGCAGCTTTGATTGCTGAAAAATTAGAAGATCCAAATTATGATTACTTGACCAACTTGGgtaaattgaagaaattagagGCTTTTGTTGACGATTatgaatttttgaaaagatGGGATGCGATTaagtttgataataaacGTCGTTTAGCTACTTTGATTAAGGAAACAactgatgttgatgttgatccAACAGTTTTGTTTGATGTTCAAGTTAAAAGAATCCATGAATACAAGAGACAGCAATTGAACATTTTTGCTGTTATTTATAGATATTTGCATATTAAGGAATTGTTGAGCAAGGGAGTCAgtattgaagaaatcaagaCCAAACATCACATTCCTAAGGCATCAATTTTCGGTGGTAAAGCTGCTCCAGGTTATTACATGGCCAAGACCATTATTCATTTGATCAATAAAGTTGGTGAtgttattaataatgatccAGAAATTGgcaatttgttgaaagttGTCTTTATTCCTGATTACAATGTTTCTAAAGCAGAAATCATTTGTCCAGGTTCTGATTTATCCAACCATATCTCTACTGCTGGTACTGAAGCCTCTGGTACTTCGAATATGAAATTTGCCTTGAATGGTGGGTTGATTATTGGTACTGTTGATGGTGCCAATGTTGAAATCACTAGAGAAATTGGTGAAGAAAAcatctttttgtttggtAACTTGGCTGAATCAGTCGAAGAAATAAGACACAGACATGTTTATGAAGGAGTTAAAGTCCCAGAAAGTTTACAAAAAGTGTTCCATGCCATTGAATCAGGAGACTTTGGTTCACCTGAAGAATTCAAACCATTGATTGAAAGTATCAGAGATCATGGTGACTACTATTTGGTTactgatgattttgatttgtttttggaAGCCCATaagaaattggaaaaagtATATGGACATCATGGAGGTGATGAACATGATAAGAGTCATATGAATGAATGGGTCAAAAAATCTGTTTTGAGTGTTGCTAATATGGGTTTCTTCTCAAGTGACAGATGTATTGACGAATATGCTGAAAACATTTGGAATGTTGAACCATCCAATGTTTAG
- a CDS encoding serine-type carboxypeptidase (Protein similar to S. cerevisiae Kex1p, which is a pheromone-processing peptidase; possible Kex2p substrate): MKLILSTLIVFIHTLLVSALPTKEGSDPNSAKKYLVSDLPGLHENITPDNSIPLMFAGQLEIYPETDTHYFFWKFSDSNPETVTNRTIFWLNGGPGCSSMDGALLETGPFRINSQQQVISNNGSWHKMGDIIYVDQPAGTGFSYSDTYITDLDQVAEYFLKFMEKYYELFPEEIGYEIYFAGESYAGQYIPYIADAILQRNKKLVDGEHKYDLRGVLIGNGWVSPNEQSLSYLPFFKDHGLIDVHHPKWATLLAKHEQCQKIVNKIDSTFDDGVVHYYEVSSSTCEAILTDLLEYTQDTASEKDQRCVNMYDYTLRDSYPSCGMNWPYELVNVGPFLRQEKVMHQLNLINLKKWNECNGRVGRTFQARHSIPAVHLLPELAKEIPVMLFNGANDIICNSQGVLSYLQKLQWNGETGFTNKDNQISWIYDNKEVGYIIWERNISFINIYNSSHMVPYDLPDVSRALIDLITGKYDEKDVDGKKSFVTYPLGSRKESDASADGEENAGSDKVPGDSPSQTIDPMISSSTASSSSVESSLSSSTASADSDSTSSKFTRLIQLAVILVIFWGVYVLYASYKSRPSSIIKKPTNNTSNVTRSSAGKKKNVQWADQLNQFEDDERTQEPNQGIIAKAIGKITGSKDTRGRYAPVQRGNGNEYIDDIELGEGLSDPNVDEFIIGSDDDEEQGQAHSGAATHNQKQKPMN, from the coding sequence atgaaattaatattatcaacattGATTGTATTTATTCACACCTTATTGGTGCTGGCTTTACCTACAAAAGAAGGGTCAGATCCTAACTCAGCTAAGAAATATTTAGTTTCTGATTTACCTGGATTACATGAGAATATAACTCCAGATAATTCCATACCTTTGATGTTTGCTGGACAACTAGAAATATATCCTGAAACTGATActcattattttttctgGAAATTCAGTGATCTGAATCCAGAAACGGTTACTAATAGAACTATATTTTGGCTTAATGGTGGGCCTGGTTGTTCGTCTATGGATGGTGCATTATTAGAAACTGGACCTTTCAGAATAAACTCCCAACAACAAGTCATTAGCAATAATGGATCATGGCATAAGATGGGGGATATTATATATGTTGATCAACCTGCTGGTACTGGATTCAGTTATTCTGATACTTATATCACTGATTTAGATCAAGTGGCTGagtattttttaaaatttatgGAAAAATATTATGAATTATTTCCTGAAGAAATAGGCTATGAGATTTATTTTGCTGGTGAAAGTTATGCTGGTCAGTATATTCCTTATATTGCCGATGCTATATtacaaagaaataaaaagttgGTTGATGGTGAACATAAATATGATTTGCGTGGAGTCTTAATTGGGAATGGTTGGGTTTCTCCTAATGAACAAAGTTTATCATATTTGccatttttcaaagacCATGGGTTGATTGATGTGCATCATCCAAAGTGGGCAACATTATTAGCTAAACATGAACAATGTCAAAAAATCGTTAATAAAATAGACTCTACTTTTGATGATGGTGTAGTTCATTATTATGAGGTCAGCTCTTCTACTTGTGAAGCCATTTTAACTGATTTATTGGAGTACACTCAAGATACGGCTAGTGAAAAGGACCAAAGATGTGTTAACATGTATGATTACACTTTACGTGATTCTTATCCTTCATGTGGTATGAACTGGCCTTATGAATTGGTGAATGTGGGACCATTTTtaagacaagaaaaagttatgcatcaattgaatttaatcaatttgaaaaaatggaaTGAATGTAATGGCAGAGTTGGTCGTACATTTCAAGCAAGACATTCTATTCCTGCAGTACATCTTTTACCTGAATTAGCCAAAGAAATCCCGGTGATGTTATTCAATGGTGCCAATGATATTATTTGTAATTCTCAAGGTGTTTTGTCATATCTCCAGAAATTACAATGGAATGGTGAAACGGGATTTACTAATAAAGATAACCAAATAAGTTGGATTTATGACAATAAAGAAGTTGGTTATATCATATGGGaaagaaatatttcattcattaaCATTTATAACTCATCACATATGGTACCATATGATTTACCCGATGTATCAAGAGCgttgattgatttaataacGGGTAAATATGATGAAAAGGATGTTGATGGCAAAAAATCATTTGTGACGTACCCATTAGGATCGAGAAAGGAAAGTGATGCGTCCGCCGATGGAGAAGAGAATGCTGGACTGGACAAAGTTCCTGGTGATAGTCCTTCACAGACTATAGACCCAATGATATCGTCATCTACTgcgtcatcatcatcagttGAGTCTTCCTTATCAAGCAGTACAGCATCGGCTGATTCCGATTCCACCAGTAGTAAATTCACAagattaattcaattagCAGTAATTCTTGTGATATTCTGGGGGGTTTATGTGCTTTATGCATCCTATAAATCAAGACCATCgtcaataattaaaaaaccTACGAATAATACCAGCAATGTCACTCGCTCATCAGCTGGtaagaaaaagaatgtCCAATGGGCagatcaattaaatcaatttgaagatgatgaaagAACTCAAGAACCCAACCAAGGGATCATTGCTAAAGCAATTGGTAAAATCACTGGATCGAAAGATACAAGAGGTAGATATGCTCCTGTTCAAAGAGGAAATGGTAATGAATACATAGATGATATTGAGTTGGGTGAAGGTCTAAGTGATCCTAATGTCGATGAGTTTATAATTGGCAGCGATGATGACGAGGAACAAGGACAGGCACATTCAGGTGCTGCTACTCataatcaaaaacaaaaaccaaTGAATTAG
- the YML6 gene encoding mitochondrial 54S ribosomal protein uL4m (Putative mitochondrial ribosomal protein; induced upon adherence to polystyrene), whose amino-acid sequence MFKQSIRSLATKSPISSAAATTTTASTTSTTTTASLNFAKPPSYTLAQLREFPSLEPKTFIPLPTTFFNTEKPIRRDILWSCVTYEADKARVGSNYAILKSDSPYSNRKLRPQKGSGRARLGDANSPHMDNEIKAHAIKGPHDWSTDLPSKIYSRGIQNAFTMHYKQGNLNVVENELDFQYGYDIITQSFVSVHNLNKLNLLFITNEPRDNLMESIKKFYINEKEFNSLNKKEKPKYLQKLKGKVLTKEDVEVRDILRAHRVFIESSALQWFITKHTV is encoded by the coding sequence ATGTTCAAACAATCCATACGTAGTCTAGCTACCAAGTCACCAATTTCAAGTGCTGCTGCCACGACCACCACCGCTAGTACCACCAGCACTACCACCACAGCTTCCTTGAATTTTGCAAAACCACCATCTTATACATTAGCTCAATTACGTGAATTCCCAAGTTTAGAACCAAAAACATTTATTCCATTACCAACGACATTTTTCAACACCGAAAAACCTATTCGTAGAGATATATTATGGAGTTGTGTTACATATGAAGCCGATAAGGCCCGAGTAGGATCAAATTATGCAATTTTAAAATCGGATTCACCTTATTCTAATCGTAAATTACGTCCTCAAAAAGGTTCAGGTCGTGCTCGTTTAGGTGATGCCAATTCTCCACATATggataatgaaattaaagcTCATGCTATAAAGGGACCTCATGATTGGAGTACTGATTTACCTAGTAAAATATATTCTCGTGGTATTCAAAATGCTTTTACTATGCATTATAAACAAGGAAATTTaaatgttgttgaaaatgaattagaTTTCCAATATGGATATGATATTATAACTCAACTGTTTGTTTCAGTGcataatttgaataaattgaatttattatttataacTAATGAACCAAGAGATAATTTAATGGAAAGTATTAAAAAATTCTacattaatgaaaaagaatttaattcattaaataaaaaggaaaaaccaaaatattTACAGAAATTAAAAGGCAAAGTATTGACAAAGGAAGATGTTGAAGTTAGAGATATATTAAGAGCTCATAGAGTATTCATTGAATCTTCTGCTTTACAATGGTTCATCACTAAACATACTGTTTAA
- the RPS18 gene encoding 40S ribosomal protein uS13 (Predicted ribosomal protein; repressed upon phagocytosis by murine macrophage; repressed by nitric oxide; Hap43-induced; Spider biofilm repressed): MPLVVQEQGSFQHILRLLNTNIDGRIKIMYALTKIRGVGRRYANLVCKKADVELTKRAGELTQEELERIVTIMQNPTNYKIPAWFLNRQKDQVDGKDYHVLANNLESKLRDDLERLKKIRSHRGIRHFWGLKVRGQHTKTTSRGR, encoded by the exons ATGCCATTAGTTGTCCAAGAACAAGGTTCATTCCAACACATTTTACG ttTGTTAAACACCAACATTGATGGTAGAATCAAGATCATGTACGCCTTGACCAAGATCAGAGGTGTCGGTAGAAGATATGCCAACTTGGTTTGTAAAAAAGCCGATGTTGAATTAACCAAAAGAGCTGGTGAATTGACccaagaagaattggaaagaaTTGTCACCATTATGCAAAACCCAACCAACTATAAAATCCCAGCTTGGTTCTTGAACAGACAAAAAGATCAAGTTGATGGTAAAGATTACCATGTTTTAGCTAACAACTTGGAATCTAAATTGAGAGATGATTTGGAAAGATTGAAGAAAATCAGATCTCACAGAGGTATTAGACACTTCTGGGGATTGAAAGTTAGAGGTCAACATACTAAAACTACTTCTCGTGGTCGTTAA
- the YOX1 gene encoding Yox1p (Putative homeodomain-containing transcription factor; transcriptional repressor; periodic mRNA expression, peak at cell-cycle G1/S phase) encodes MMMHLQQTPTKRSILPPITPLTNSNNGSKLSLPPLSSILPTAPSSHYRDHPLTTSTPYKAPLPSINTSAAYQSPSMTYGSYIPTPESATSSVTSSNKRSFSVLDDSSIMDTSILEERKLKASTSSSVASTSSSSPTLSSPASTPTDNKAYAFISHSLATFPSQEPSIDNAPLARRKRRRTSPHELNILNQEFALGTTPNKSRRIQIAKKVSMTEKAVQIWFQNKRQSIRKQSNSEKEITVLPPTSNYPPFQQHQPEQISTLPPPPPAQVQPVQPVQSVQLPIQAQSTPLPKPASISPLPITNSYTSMKFKFMPSKSKVTRKLQECKALGDITNLQ; translated from the coding sequence ATGATGATGCACTTACAACAAACACCAACTAAAAGATCAATCTTACCACCAATCACTCCATTAACTAATTCCAACAATGGTTCAAAACTAAGTTTACCACCTTTATCTTCTATTTTACCAACTGCTCCAAGTAGTCATTATAGAGATCATCCATTGACTACTAGTACCCCATACAAGGCACCATTGCCATCAATAAATACTTCAGCTGCTTATCAAAGTCCATCAATGACTTATGGTAGTTATATTCCAACTCCAGAATCAGCCACTTCACTGGTAACTAGTTCCAATAAGAGAAGCTTTTCTGTGCTCGatgattcatcaataatggATACTAGTATACtagaagaaagaaaattaaagGCATCCACCAGTTCATCAGTTGCTTCcacatcttcttcatctccAACACTTTCTTCACCTGCCTCTACTCCTACTGACAACAAGGCTTATGCATTTATTTCACATTCACTAGCTACTTTCCCACTGCAAGAAccatcaattgataatgctCCATTAGCAAGAcgtaaaagaagaagaacttCACCTCatgaattaaatatattgaatcAAGAATTTGCTTTAGGAACAACCCCTAATAAATCAAgaagaattcaaattgCTAAAAAAGTTTCCATGACGGAAAAGGCTGTACAAATAtggtttcaaaataaaagacAATCAATAAGAAAACAACTGAATctggaaaaagaaatcactGTATTACCACCAACTTCAAATTATCCCCCatttcaacaacaccaacCAGAACAAATATCAACTTTAcctccacctccaccaGCACAAGTGCAACCTGTACAACCTGTACAATCTGTGCAACTACCAATTCAAGCTCAATCAACACCATTACCAAAACCTGCTAGCATTTCCCCACTCCCGATTACAAATTCCTATACTTCtatgaaattcaaatttatgCCAAGTAAGAGTAAAGTCACTCGTAAACTACAAGAATGTAAAGCTTTAGGTGATATCACCAATTTACAATAA